One Chryseobacterium indoltheticum DNA segment encodes these proteins:
- a CDS encoding electron transfer flavoprotein subunit beta/FixA family protein — MKILVCISSVPDTTSKINFTADKSAFDKNGIQWVINPLDEFALTKAIKLQESQGATVTVLNVGDATTEPVIRKALAIGANDGVRVNLDPKDSYSTAKEIASVAQNGGYDLVLCGKESIDYNGGSVPGMVAQLLNQPFVNASVGLDVNGSEATAVREIEGGKETISVKLPAVIAGQKGLVDEKDLIIPNMRGIMSARTKPLQVVEPTSSEVKVQGVSYDSVPPRAAVKIVSPDNFDELVRLLHEEAKVI; from the coding sequence ATGAAAATATTAGTTTGCATCAGTAGTGTTCCGGATACTACTTCAAAAATCAACTTTACAGCAGATAAATCTGCATTCGACAAAAACGGAATTCAGTGGGTAATCAATCCGTTAGACGAGTTCGCATTAACAAAAGCGATCAAATTACAGGAGTCTCAAGGAGCTACAGTTACAGTTTTAAACGTTGGAGATGCTACAACTGAGCCGGTAATCAGAAAAGCTTTGGCAATTGGTGCAAATGACGGAGTAAGAGTAAATCTTGACCCGAAAGACAGTTATTCTACAGCGAAAGAGATTGCTTCTGTAGCGCAGAATGGAGGATATGATTTGGTTCTTTGTGGTAAAGAATCTATTGATTACAACGGTGGTTCTGTTCCCGGAATGGTTGCCCAATTGTTGAATCAGCCTTTCGTAAATGCTTCTGTTGGTTTAGACGTTAATGGCAGTGAAGCGACTGCAGTGAGAGAAATTGAAGGAGGGAAAGAAACTATTTCTGTTAAATTACCTGCTGTAATTGCTGGTCAAAAAGGATTAGTTGACGAAAAAGATTTAATTATTCCAAACATGAGAGGGATTATGTCTGCAAGAACAAAACCTTTGCAGGTGGTAGAACCTACTTCATCTGAGGTGAAAGTTCAGGGAGTATCTTATGACTCTGTTCCGCCAAGAGCAGCTGTAAAAATCGTTTCTCCTGATAATTTTGATGAGTTGGTAAGACTTCTTCATGAGGAAGCTAAAGTAATTTAA
- a CDS encoding acetyl-CoA C-acyltransferase, translating to MKEVFIVSAVRTPIGSFMGSLSTVPATKLGTAAVKGALDKINLDPKNVQEIYMGNVLQAGEGQAPARQVALGAGLSNETPSTTINKVCASGMKAVSMAAQAIKAGDADVIIAGGMENMSMVPHYYNARNATKLGDVKMQDGMVLDGLTDVYNKVHMGVCAEKCATDYSFTREDQDNFAIQSYKRSAKAWSEGKFAEEVVPVSIPQRKGDPVIFAEDEEYKAVNFDRLPTLPTVFKKEEGTVTAANASTLNDGASALILVSKEKMEELGLKPLAKIVSYADAAQEPENFTTAPAKALPIALKKAGLEISDIDFFEFNEAFSVVGLANNKILGLDAAKVNVNGGAVALGHPLGSSGSRIIVTLINVLKQNNAKYGAAAICNGGGGASAIVIENM from the coding sequence ATGAAAGAAGTATTCATCGTTTCCGCAGTAAGAACTCCAATAGGCAGTTTTATGGGCAGTTTGTCTACAGTTCCGGCTACAAAATTAGGAACTGCAGCGGTAAAAGGAGCATTAGATAAAATAAATCTTGATCCTAAAAACGTTCAGGAAATCTACATGGGAAATGTGCTTCAGGCAGGTGAAGGTCAGGCTCCGGCAAGACAGGTGGCTTTAGGTGCAGGATTATCAAACGAAACTCCTTCTACAACGATCAATAAAGTTTGTGCTTCAGGAATGAAGGCTGTTTCAATGGCTGCACAGGCGATTAAAGCGGGTGATGCAGACGTAATTATCGCAGGAGGTATGGAAAATATGTCAATGGTTCCTCATTACTATAATGCAAGAAATGCCACAAAATTAGGTGATGTAAAAATGCAGGATGGAATGGTTCTAGACGGTCTTACAGACGTTTACAACAAAGTTCACATGGGCGTTTGTGCCGAAAAATGTGCAACAGATTATAGTTTTACAAGAGAAGATCAGGATAATTTTGCAATTCAGTCTTACAAAAGATCTGCAAAAGCTTGGAGCGAAGGGAAATTTGCTGAAGAAGTTGTTCCTGTTTCAATTCCACAGAGAAAAGGTGATCCTGTAATTTTCGCTGAAGATGAAGAATATAAAGCAGTAAATTTCGACAGACTTCCTACACTTCCTACAGTTTTCAAAAAAGAAGAAGGAACGGTTACTGCAGCAAACGCATCTACGTTAAATGACGGTGCTTCTGCTTTGATTCTTGTTTCTAAGGAGAAAATGGAAGAATTAGGATTAAAACCTTTGGCAAAAATCGTTTCTTATGCTGATGCTGCTCAGGAACCTGAAAACTTTACAACAGCTCCGGCAAAAGCTTTACCGATTGCTCTTAAAAAAGCAGGTCTTGAGATTTCAGATATCGATTTCTTCGAGTTTAACGAGGCTTTCTCTGTAGTTGGCTTGGCAAACAATAAAATCTTAGGATTAGACGCTGCTAAAGTAAACGTAAACGGTGGAGCAGTAGCTTTAGGACATCCGCTTGGAAGTTCTGGTTCAAGAATCATTGTAACGTTAATTAACGTATTAAAACAAAATAACGCTAAATACGGTGCTGCGGCTATCTGTAATGGTGGTGGTGGTGCTTCCGCAATCGTTATTGAAAATATGTAA
- a CDS encoding bifunctional nuclease family protein has protein sequence MDYKQLIIRGISYSQTQSGAYALLLEHEETNIKLPVVIGNFEAQSISLGLEKDIHPPRPLTHDLFTKFIVSTNYKLVSVIIYQIVDGVFFSNINFKNSETEEELILDARTSDAVAMAVRFDAPIYTTQQVLNEAGILLELEEVAKEEETFSETVNPEDSLTSVSMEELQKLLDEAVKEEDFDTALEIQEEIKRRKKKID, from the coding sequence ATGGATTATAAACAGCTAATCATACGCGGAATATCGTACAGCCAGACCCAATCGGGGGCGTACGCATTGTTATTGGAACATGAAGAAACAAACATTAAACTGCCCGTTGTTATCGGGAATTTCGAAGCACAATCCATTTCTTTAGGCTTAGAAAAAGACATTCATCCGCCGCGTCCGCTTACACACGATTTATTTACAAAATTTATTGTTTCTACGAATTATAAATTGGTTTCTGTGATCATTTATCAGATTGTAGACGGCGTTTTCTTTTCAAATATCAATTTTAAAAATTCTGAAACCGAGGAAGAGCTGATTCTTGATGCAAGAACTTCAGATGCTGTTGCAATGGCGGTAAGATTTGATGCACCGATATATACGACACAGCAGGTTTTAAATGAAGCCGGAATTTTATTGGAGCTGGAAGAAGTTGCCAAAGAAGAAGAGACCTTTTCTGAAACAGTAAATCCTGAAGATAGTTTAACGTCTGTCTCAATGGAAGAATTACAAAAATTGCTCGATGAAGCTGTAAAAGAAGAAGATTTTGATACCGCTCTTGAAATTCAGGAAGAGATCAAAAGGCGGAAAAAGAAAATAGATTAA
- a CDS encoding T9SS-dependent choice-of-anchor J family protein, with translation MRKILSSLFLTASALAFGQVFSAGFEANNGPLTNWTLYNVDGLTPNTNVNFVNAAWIPSEEEFGNNIALSTSWYTPPGTSNDWMVSPAIALPAGTNTLYWHAISFDPTYKESYKVYISATGNTVASFNTPILTVNGEEATWQNKSIDLSSYAGQTIYIAFQNFSNDAFLGAIDNVHIINGVSPQPGRVMTTSNITPTSGRINWTAATGVTGYDYSKGVVGHTPAVSGSVTGTTTSFVDISSGLSANTMYEYYVRSKNNTVNGAWIGPYKLFTAQTLGAGTPYSYGFDNATAGFYQNDGWTGAWATDATAGNPQAGTQMVFSNNSTMAVTNRWLFSKPYSLSTGNAYTMTFYLRNFGGTNPQSIKLTVGNEATTTAQSTTLWSSTTVANTAWTQYTATFTPTTSGTYYFGFNHFSPIQAGTAVSLGLDTFNISGVLGTSDTEVKRKEISIYPNPANDFVSIKSDSKINNVELFDASGRKVSTNLSDNKVDVRNLPAGTYLINIETKDGVSTEKFIKK, from the coding sequence ATGAGAAAAATTCTATCTTCTTTATTTTTAACAGCATCAGCATTAGCATTTGGACAAGTTTTTAGTGCTGGATTTGAAGCTAATAATGGACCATTAACTAATTGGACATTATATAATGTTGATGGACTTACTCCTAATACCAACGTTAATTTTGTAAATGCAGCCTGGATACCTTCTGAAGAAGAGTTTGGTAATAATATTGCTTTGTCTACATCGTGGTATACCCCTCCTGGAACCTCAAATGATTGGATGGTTTCACCTGCAATTGCACTTCCTGCAGGTACTAATACGTTATATTGGCATGCAATATCATTTGATCCTACATACAAAGAATCTTACAAGGTATATATTTCTGCAACTGGAAATACTGTGGCTAGTTTTAATACCCCTATTTTAACTGTTAATGGTGAAGAAGCAACATGGCAGAATAAAAGTATTGATTTGAGTTCTTATGCAGGGCAAACCATTTATATAGCTTTTCAAAATTTTTCCAATGATGCATTCTTAGGAGCAATTGATAATGTTCATATTATTAATGGAGTTTCTCCTCAACCGGGACGAGTAATGACAACATCTAACATCACGCCAACAAGTGGTCGTATTAATTGGACGGCAGCAACTGGTGTAACGGGATATGACTATTCAAAAGGTGTCGTTGGTCATACACCGGCAGTGTCTGGAAGTGTAACAGGAACAACTACAAGTTTTGTGGATATAAGTAGCGGATTATCTGCCAATACAATGTATGAATATTATGTTAGAAGTAAAAATAACACTGTAAATGGAGCATGGATAGGACCATATAAATTGTTTACTGCTCAAACTCTTGGTGCTGGAACACCATATTCTTACGGTTTTGATAATGCTACTGCTGGTTTTTATCAAAATGATGGATGGACAGGGGCTTGGGCTACAGATGCTACCGCAGGAAATCCACAAGCAGGGACACAAATGGTGTTCTCAAATAATAGCACAATGGCCGTTACTAATAGATGGTTATTTTCAAAGCCATATAGTTTATCTACAGGTAATGCATATACGATGACTTTTTATTTGAGAAATTTCGGTGGTACAAATCCACAAAGTATCAAATTGACTGTTGGAAACGAGGCGACGACAACAGCACAAAGTACTACATTATGGAGTTCAACAACTGTAGCAAATACTGCATGGACACAATATACCGCGACATTTACTCCTACAACGAGTGGAACATATTATTTTGGATTTAATCATTTCTCACCCATTCAAGCAGGTACTGCAGTATCTCTGGGATTAGATACATTCAATATAAGTGGAGTTTTGGGTACTAGTGATACTGAAGTAAAAAGAAAAGAAATTTCCATATATCCTAACCCTGCTAATGATTTTGTTTCAATAAAATCAGATTCAAAAATCAATAATGTCGAATTATTTGATGCAAGCGGAAGAAAAGTTTCTACAAACTTAAGCGACAATAAAGTAGATGTGAGAAATCTTCCTGCCGGAACTTACTTGATCAATATTGAAACTAAAGATGGTGTTTCTACAGAAAAATTCATCAAAAAATAA
- a CDS encoding MFS transporter, whose amino-acid sequence MNLKLRLTILSFLQFGVWGAYLTSMGNYLGSVGLGSKIGLFYAMQGIVSIFMPAIMGIIADRWIQAQKLLGISHFLAAVFLIWAGYYGMSAGENVEFSKLFLLYGLSVTFYMPTIALSNSVAYTVLVNNNYDTIKSFPPIRTLGTVGFICAMLFVNFAGIQDGNLKFNFSNESDFPSFQNSYSQFFVSGILGIILFIYSFTLPNCEVNKSTEKRTLSDALGLKAFALFKEKKMAIFFIFSMFLGVSLQITNGYANPFITSFKEIPEYANTWGSNNANALISLSQVSETLCILLIPFFLKRYGIKKVMLMAMFAWFLRFGLFGLGNPGGGVWMFVLSMIVYGIAFDFFNVSGSLFVDKETDKSIRSSAQGVFMMMTNGFGATIGMLGAQEVVNHYVFSQTDPSLRLAGWQTSWYIFAGYALVVTIAFAIVFKHKHDPTTQLKEVKH is encoded by the coding sequence ATGAATTTAAAATTACGATTGACCATCCTTAGCTTTCTCCAATTTGGGGTTTGGGGAGCTTATCTTACTTCCATGGGAAATTATTTGGGCTCGGTAGGATTGGGTTCCAAAATCGGACTGTTCTACGCTATGCAGGGGATTGTATCGATTTTTATGCCTGCTATTATGGGAATCATTGCAGACCGATGGATTCAGGCTCAGAAGCTTCTTGGGATTTCGCATTTTCTTGCAGCAGTTTTTTTGATCTGGGCTGGTTATTACGGAATGTCAGCAGGAGAAAATGTAGAATTTTCAAAACTTTTCCTTCTTTATGGTTTAAGCGTTACCTTTTATATGCCAACGATTGCGCTTTCTAATTCGGTTGCATATACCGTTTTGGTTAATAATAATTATGACACGATAAAATCTTTTCCGCCCATTCGTACGTTGGGAACAGTAGGTTTTATCTGTGCAATGTTGTTTGTAAATTTTGCTGGAATTCAGGATGGAAATTTAAAATTTAACTTCTCAAATGAATCTGATTTTCCAAGCTTTCAAAATAGCTACAGTCAGTTTTTTGTTTCGGGTATTTTAGGAATTATTTTGTTCATTTATTCATTTACTCTTCCTAATTGTGAGGTTAATAAAAGTACAGAAAAAAGAACCTTATCTGATGCTTTAGGCTTAAAAGCTTTTGCTTTATTTAAAGAAAAAAAGATGGCGATATTCTTTATTTTCTCAATGTTTTTGGGTGTTTCATTACAAATTACAAATGGCTACGCAAATCCGTTTATTACGAGTTTTAAAGAAATTCCAGAATATGCAAATACCTGGGGTTCAAATAATGCAAATGCGTTGATTTCACTCTCACAAGTATCAGAAACACTTTGTATCCTATTGATTCCGTTCTTTCTAAAGCGATACGGAATTAAAAAAGTAATGTTGATGGCGATGTTTGCTTGGTTCCTGAGATTCGGATTATTTGGTCTTGGAAATCCGGGTGGAGGAGTTTGGATGTTTGTTTTATCGATGATTGTTTATGGTATCGCATTCGATTTTTTCAATGTCTCGGGATCATTATTTGTTGATAAAGAAACAGACAAAAGCATTCGTTCTAGCGCACAAGGAGTTTTTATGATGATGACCAATGGTTTCGGAGCTACAATAGGAATGTTGGGTGCTCAGGAAGTAGTAAATCATTATGTTTTCTCTCAGACTGATCCTTCCTTGCGACTAGCGGGATGGCAAACGTCATGGTATATTTTTGCCGGTTATGCGTTAGTTGTAACTATTGCTTTTGCTATTGTTTTTAAACATAAACATGATCCTACTACTCAATTAAAAGAAGTGAAGCACTAA
- a CDS encoding zinc metalloprotease, whose amino-acid sequence MKKAIFMLGIVSAILAGCESDEKIENQSEENATTDVTARRSCAADDVLKDQIAENPSLAKKISDIEMFTQKKLNENFESRLVNGVIEIPVVVNVLYRNSAENISQSQIQSQIDVLNKDFNATNSDYNNVPTAFSNVKANVGIRFVLDQVVRKSTKKTSWGTRDTMKKSAQGGLSPISPTTKLNLWVCTIGGGTLGYAQFPGGSSATDGVVIDSRYVGTTGTAVYPFNQGRTATHEVGHWMNLRHIWGDATCGTDYCNDTPSHNTANYGAPTYPHYSSCTGNPVEMTMNYMDYVDDRAMFMFSTDQKSRMLAIFQAGGPRYSFAQ is encoded by the coding sequence ATGAAAAAAGCAATTTTTATGCTAGGAATAGTTTCTGCTATTCTGGCAGGCTGTGAGTCTGACGAGAAAATCGAAAACCAATCAGAAGAGAATGCCACAACTGATGTTACTGCTCGAAGAAGCTGTGCAGCTGATGATGTTTTGAAAGATCAAATCGCTGAAAATCCTTCATTAGCAAAGAAGATTTCAGATATTGAAATGTTTACCCAAAAAAAACTCAACGAAAATTTTGAATCCAGATTAGTAAACGGAGTTATTGAAATTCCTGTTGTAGTAAATGTTTTGTACAGAAATTCTGCAGAAAATATTTCACAGTCACAAATTCAATCACAGATTGATGTATTGAATAAAGATTTCAACGCTACAAACAGTGATTATAATAATGTTCCAACAGCTTTTTCTAATGTAAAAGCAAATGTGGGAATAAGATTCGTTTTGGATCAGGTCGTAAGAAAATCAACGAAAAAAACTTCTTGGGGAACTAGAGATACAATGAAAAAATCTGCACAGGGAGGTTTATCACCGATATCACCTACAACTAAACTAAATTTATGGGTGTGTACAATTGGAGGAGGAACTTTAGGCTATGCTCAGTTTCCGGGAGGATCAAGTGCTACGGATGGCGTAGTTATAGATTCTAGATATGTAGGAACTACAGGAACAGCTGTATATCCTTTTAATCAGGGGAGAACTGCCACACATGAAGTGGGGCATTGGATGAATCTTCGTCATATTTGGGGAGATGCAACTTGCGGAACTGATTATTGTAATGATACACCATCACACAACACTGCTAATTATGGTGCGCCGACGTATCCACATTACAGCAGCTGTACTGGAAATCCTGTAGAAATGACCATGAATTATATGGATTATGTGGATGACAGAGCAATGTTTATGTTCTCTACAGACCAAAAAAGCAGAATGCTTGCGATTTTCCAGGCAGGTGGTCCACGATATTCTTTTGCACAATAA
- a CDS encoding RNA polymerase sigma factor, with the protein MKHLEENFKLAKKQDRRAQKALYDLFSAKMLAVSNSYTNNIHDAEDILLNSFLKCFNKINDCNDWKSFPFWLRKIVVNDSISFVRKNKNILYSDIEIADDYQEEELDESVNKIDIEEIFSQMPTGYRLIFNLYVFEDKKHQEIAEILNISEGTSKSQLSKAKKWIADYLKAKENGQKNTETIKN; encoded by the coding sequence ATGAAGCATTTAGAAGAAAATTTTAAACTTGCCAAGAAACAGGATCGGAGAGCTCAAAAAGCGCTTTACGATTTGTTTTCAGCTAAAATGCTGGCGGTTTCAAATTCTTACACGAATAATATTCATGATGCAGAAGATATCTTATTAAACTCTTTTCTAAAGTGTTTCAATAAGATCAACGACTGCAACGACTGGAAAAGTTTTCCATTTTGGCTGAGGAAAATTGTCGTCAACGATTCGATAAGCTTTGTAAGGAAAAATAAGAATATTCTTTATTCAGATATCGAAATTGCCGATGATTATCAGGAAGAGGAATTGGATGAAAGTGTAAATAAGATTGACATCGAAGAAATTTTTTCTCAAATGCCGACGGGCTATCGATTGATTTTTAATCTGTACGTTTTTGAAGATAAAAAACATCAGGAAATCGCAGAAATACTGAATATATCGGAAGGCACAAGCAAAAGTCAGCTCAGCAAAGCCAAAAAATGGATTGCAGATTATTTAAAAGCAAAAGAAAATGGACAAAAAAATACTGAAACAATTAAAAACTGA
- a CDS encoding SDR family oxidoreductase, producing MIENKVAYITGGTKGVGYGIAKILLENGVSVAFTGRRKEDVEKVENELKQYSANVLGLISDVKNLEDELNAVKSIIEKFGRLDFVIANAGLGIFKPVDELSSEEWNDMIETNLTGVFYTLKASVEELKKTEGYYITISSLAGANFFENGAGYNASKFGVVGFTQAAMIDLRKYNVKSTVIMPGSVATNFNGNTLSEKDAWKIQPEDIGSLVLDILKMNPRVLPSKIEFRATKPKS from the coding sequence ATGATAGAAAATAAAGTTGCATATATTACGGGCGGAACAAAAGGCGTAGGATACGGAATCGCAAAAATATTACTTGAAAATGGAGTTTCGGTTGCTTTTACGGGAAGAAGAAAAGAAGATGTTGAAAAAGTGGAGAATGAATTAAAGCAATACTCAGCAAATGTTTTAGGGTTAATTTCAGATGTAAAAAACCTTGAAGATGAATTAAACGCAGTTAAAAGTATCATAGAAAAATTCGGAAGATTAGATTTTGTAATTGCCAATGCGGGTTTGGGGATTTTCAAACCTGTTGACGAGTTAAGTTCTGAGGAGTGGAATGATATGATTGAAACCAATTTAACGGGAGTTTTCTATACTTTAAAAGCTTCAGTTGAAGAATTAAAGAAAACTGAAGGGTATTACATCACAATTTCAAGTTTAGCAGGTGCTAATTTCTTTGAAAATGGAGCCGGTTACAATGCTTCGAAATTTGGCGTGGTAGGCTTTACTCAAGCTGCAATGATCGATTTAAGAAAGTATAATGTCAAATCTACCGTTATCATGCCTGGTTCGGTAGCAACCAATTTTAACGGAAATACTCTGTCAGAAAAAGATGCCTGGAAAATTCAGCCGGAAGATATAGGAAGTTTGGTGCTGGATATTTTGAAGATGAACCCAAGAGTTTTACCAAGCAAGATTGAGTTTAGAGCAACAAAACCAAAGTCTTAG
- a CDS encoding electron transfer flavoprotein subunit alpha/FixB family protein, protein MAVFVYAENINGVYKKAAFEAVSYAKAVADQAGDTVTAISVNPTDSSDLLYKYGATNVINIKDEGLKNFSAKAYAQAVSEIADGNILVFPHTTDASSVAPMLAVMKNYSLITNVLEAPESQSPFQVKRKAFSGKGFMHAKAEGTGVIITVSQNAFGVKENTVSGSEEVKNLSVANEDTKVISHEQSSGKLDLKEAEVVVSAGRGMKGPENWGMVEDLANVLGAATACSKPVSDIGWRPHTEHVGQTGKAIAPNLYIAIGISGAIQHLAGVNSSKTIVVINSDAEAPFFKSADYGVVGDAFQIIPALTEKIKALKG, encoded by the coding sequence ATGGCAGTATTCGTATACGCAGAAAATATAAACGGAGTTTACAAGAAAGCAGCTTTTGAGGCAGTTTCTTATGCTAAAGCAGTGGCTGATCAGGCGGGTGATACCGTTACGGCAATCTCTGTAAACCCAACAGATTCTTCAGATTTATTGTATAAATATGGAGCAACAAACGTAATCAATATCAAAGACGAAGGTCTTAAAAATTTCTCAGCAAAAGCTTATGCACAAGCGGTAAGTGAAATTGCAGACGGAAATATTCTTGTTTTCCCTCACACAACAGATGCTTCTTCTGTAGCACCAATGTTGGCGGTAATGAAGAATTATTCTTTAATTACCAATGTTTTGGAAGCTCCGGAAAGTCAGTCTCCATTTCAGGTGAAAAGAAAAGCGTTTTCTGGGAAAGGTTTCATGCATGCAAAAGCTGAAGGAACAGGAGTAATTATTACCGTTTCTCAAAATGCTTTTGGTGTTAAAGAAAATACAGTTTCTGGTTCGGAAGAAGTGAAAAATCTTTCTGTTGCCAATGAAGATACCAAAGTAATCTCTCACGAACAGAGTTCAGGTAAATTAGACTTAAAAGAAGCTGAAGTAGTAGTTTCTGCAGGTAGAGGAATGAAAGGTCCTGAAAACTGGGGAATGGTAGAAGATTTAGCAAATGTTTTAGGTGCTGCAACTGCATGTTCAAAACCGGTTTCAGATATCGGATGGAGACCTCACACAGAGCACGTAGGGCAGACTGGTAAAGCAATTGCACCTAATCTTTACATTGCAATTGGTATTTCTGGAGCAATTCAGCATTTGGCTGGAGTAAACTCGTCTAAAACAATCGTTGTGATCAACAGTGATGCTGAAGCTCCGTTCTTCAAATCAGCTGATTACGGTGTTGTAGGAGATGCTTTCCAGATTATCCCTGCATTAACTGAGAAAATTAAAGCATTGAAAGGATAA